CCATTTCACTCTTTTAAAAAAGTATCAATCTACAATTATACCTCTTTCTAATTCATTATCTTGTTCCTTGATACTACACATATTTCGTTCTTCCTTAATTGTTGCTTATGTTCTTTTGCATGTTAAATCGTTAAACTTTGGGTTGTCATTTTGTATGTTTATACACTAAACTTACGacaaaagtaaataaaaattgGGCATAGCAATTACTAATTAATCACAATGTTATATTAAACTAAAGATTCTAGTAGTATAAATAGGTTTAAACATACGGCTGGTGACCATTGATCGACATATGCGGATTATAATGGTTTTTGACCACCACTGCAAAGTATCTAAGCATAAAAGGATGAGGAATTGGGCCAGATTGTGTTTGAGGTTCCTCATAGATTCATGCACAACGAATAATAAAAGGATGCTAGGCCCGATAAATGTGGGAGATTTTTATTTGGTCCATAAAACTTATTCATAAAAACTAAACTGatgaaatatatatttaaattgtagtttattttgctctaactttattaattctattttagtttgttaTATTTAGTTTCTAGAACCATCATTGATCAAGCGAATGAAAATAAGGGGCTGATATTCATTCCATACAagtgtgtttgtttgtttgttagtTTCTTTAACCTTGATATGATGATCTTTATCGGGTAGGGTAGCTTTGTTACAACTCAATTTAATATATcttagaattaattttgagattttttttctttgttggcttgatttctatctttaacCCAAATCTAACTCGAACGGATTTCAATGGTGAGGAGGTGCGATTGTGGTGGTGAGGAGGTGCGATTGTGGTGACGACCTGCGATTGCGATTGTGATCGCGTTTGTGAGCGACAGAGAGCGATAGAGATGGCGACGGATTCGAAGAAGAAAGGTGTGTCGAAGAAGACCCCTCCAAGGCAAAAGAAGACCCCTCCAAGGCAAAAGAGGAACACTCCgacaaaagagaaagagaaggtgGTCCCAGAGAAAAGGCCTTCAAGCTGTGACTTTTGGTTTTCTGGAACTGATTTGCCCTCTCACTATGTTTCGAGGTACCTTTTTTATTGATGTCTCAGTCTTGTGAACCCTAAAGGTGAAAAGTTTGGAGATGTTGCATGGTGCAAGTATGGAGCAATACAGTCATCTGAGGCAGTATGCTGCTGAATTGCTGAGAAGCAATCCTGGGTCCACAGTCATTATAAAATCAGCAGTGGGAGTACATGGGCCAGTCTTTGAGAGGATCTATGTCTGCTTTGAAGCTACTAAGACTGCATTTGCCAAGCATTGTAGACCCTTAATTGGGTTGGATGGCTGCTTTCTTAAGGGATTGTATGGTGGTCAACTTCTCTCAGCTGTAGGCAAAGATGGAAACAACCAAATGTTTCCAATAGCATTTGCAGTAGTGGAAGCTGAAACTAAGGATTCCTGGACTTGGTTCTTGAACATTCTTCTACATGATATGAATAGTGTTAAACCTCAAAATTGGGCATTCATCTCTGACCAGCAAAAAGTAATTGGTTCTTTACCTCTAGTCTTATTTAAATTTAGCCTTTAGTTTTATTGTGTGTTTTGttgattaaatttattttattgttaggGATTGGTGCCTGCTATTGCTGAACTGAGTCAAGATACTGAACACAGATTGTGTGTCAAACACTTATACAGTAATTTTAGGAAGAGGTTCCCAAGAGAAGAGTTGAAGAATGCTTTATGGGCTGCTGCAAGGGCTAGCACAGAACCACAATGGAAAAATGCTATGGACAACATGAAAGAGTTGAATCAAGATGCTTGGCTGGAAATGATGCATGtatgttggtaaatccgcaagtgtacgaatccaccctgttttaaatatcgaaccacagggattgtgagtgaatagattcggttcaagctttgagtttgaaggtttgttttattgagacaaacatatgtcgaagtagtaataaggaaaaagaaaatataaattcagaaatgaaacagaaaatgaaaagaaagaatgaTTTACTtagggttcttgctcaactaatcaattcaagcacatcattctaagcacatgttctcatgaatctctccttgatgttatagcctaagcaactacctatcgatgcctcgcatagataattctttcaaaccaaaagataagcccaattccttgtgtacttaaacatttgtttgaagcataaagattataaagttcaggccaacaaaccccaacccttcctctattcctaggagcaagtatagaagaggtaatcccataacaagtccctaatctataacaaacttccgttctgttatagaaaaacataaagctagcacatgttctaacttgaaacataaagcatggatatgagattcaaggaaagaagaagaacatgtgggaaataacttaagattataacttaaaaggaaaagtcttacaagaaaaccaaagtaaaagaagagagattagccaagcatggcaagaggctaagaaccttgaacacaagcttggaagccttctctcactctcttagatgattctctacctctgaattttacaaagtatcaaaagatATCCAAGaatccaaaagaaaatgactaaaatcctatttataggcaaaaatcacgagtttgggctgttccgggcgctcatgagcgccaattcagagcgtctgagcgccaattccatcctgaaaatgagcctctggaaggtaattggtgtaacaccccgtttttaattaaaataatgttggtattttattttaattaagattatattgtatggtggtttaataggtgatataataatactttaatgaaataaaatatttttttgtgtgatgctgggtgtgttttatgaaatggaagagagctagggggtgaaagttaggattaaaaatagagacaagaactaggagagattttaggatttttagtttagcccttgaggaattaggtttagatggtttaataaggatggggaagcagctaaagaaaaaaaaaataagaaagaagaggacgcgtgaaagaaggagaaaaaaaaagaagaagaaggctgtgcgtgaagtagcaggaagagagggagagcggatcggcttcggagaattcgatcgggaatggggagctgcactcaatccaaaggtaagggtgggattttgagtttctaatggaattatggtgaatgatattagggatttgggagatatagaattgtttctgttaatgatgttctggaaatccgatttgaaatccattgattttgggattttcttttgtgtgattgaacggggtgagggcagaaccatagtatgctaggagttttgggttgaggttcccttttgattttctttatgatcacgcacataaggactgttaggtagcatgcttgttaggttttgtgtcttgtttgatgagaaacaactttaatcacttattttggaacataaaacggactggtcattttcctggtatgaaccgtgactttcgaagccttttagagcctgtttagagtgcttgaataatgttgcgttgaactgagaaagtgtaggcctttgaaagagctttctggaatgatatggtacataatttttggttgagagacgaggtctgtaagttcagtttagtaaaccCTGTTTTTCTACGCTCTGTATCTGCTATCTCTGCCAGTGAACTTCaacgtgatttttcaccttgttaatgtgcccagaaaattctttgatgaactagaaagtggtagagttttctgttagcctttcaaattgaggtcatttgcaatttttgaacaagtaacgaatcctgtaggttatctctactgaaatatgtttctgctgtgagcgtaattcctgaactgctatatgatttatgcacggatttgatgatgctgtgctgctgtccaaaatttcctgggctggacagtacacttcgagacctgttttcgcccagttagagtgctcaaatgaagatgtcatcaactaagaaattgtaggactttaagttagctttctaggcatataaaatacatgatttttggttcagtaacgaattcaggaaccgcttttagtggctggtgttcctgctgtttttccagattacgaaaattctgattgttttggaaatataattagatttagcttacatgttgtatgaaagttaatgtctttatgtgccatgtcttagctatgaggatgatgcatgtggctgaacacctttagcatgaaatccataatttatttaccatatgtgatagcttcttccatgattgcatgcttaagtgagttgtttcattgatcTGGTAccaaaattgcctaagatgtcagggtaattgtatagttgataaaaatgcatgtgtgctgaattgtgttgttttaagcgatgttagtgatgtagtgatataggcgcaatgccacatgttgaagtgatgattatgagatgtatacgtccttttgagtcgcatagcatctgcatactctgtgatggcctgtattggcgatttgtgatgaaggcttatgccttgtgcctccaataattggcaattagtgatgagggctgaagccctgttggtaccacatacatatgcatagtcattgttgtgttcgaattgtatccgagtcgatgacgttatttgtgactgttttagtaactgagctatatgaatataaaaagaagtggtgtggcattgatctagcatatttattgccattcttatatttatgatcctcgatatctcaccccttctgtttgaatgttacccttgttggtaacgtgcaggtaatcaggaggagtagtctatagcctttatttcgagttggagtccttgctctgatacgtagcactcggggggggggggggaatggacgcttgttttccttctgttataatttgaattaagttgttatttgagaagttatttctgttttaagttgtgggcaagatactatgttttctttaagttttaaagacattagattcgctgcataactatttgtcaaagtgaactagttcaaagactaattaactgtcacaagagcatttaagtttatttatgagttcatctcaaagtttatgtgctatgtatctgttacaagagcattatgttaatgttttaagtgattatgtaatgcctcatgagtgttaaaatttttatcactctgatatttgcaatacatatgtcgtttagaattggggtgttacaattggcgccaattcagagcgcctgagcgccaattcagagtGCCTAGGTGCCAATTCCAACTTCTGGAacagggcaattggcgcctaggcgccaatggagcatgcctaggcgctcagactcgctggaaagtcccttgatcttcattttaactcttctttatgcctctttaagcctcccttcaattcaccaagcttcttgacctttcttcttcttcagtttgagacctgattactctcatcaaagctcaaggaaaaatatcaagaataccaaccatttaattgcacaagggactcaaaactaatgacaattaacaaaagactcaaattatactaaaatgcaactaaagcccttataaaattacaaaattactaaactaatgcaaatgcacaaataaaagttaaaatgcatgaaacactacatgagacataagaaaaagactcaaaactaacaaagaaaaaccctaaaaacatcatataaacccgggtcatcaatgTACCTCCTAAGATGTGGACAAGATCAGCTTatagcacacacacacacactgtgATCTCCAGGTTAACAACATGTGTGAGGCATTTAATAGGTCAATCATGGAGCATAGAGACAAGCCTATTATTACTTTGCTTGAGGGGCTCAAATTTTACCTCACCAATCGCATTGTGAAGCAGAATGATCTAATGCTTAGGTGGAGAAATAGTCAGCTGTGTCCAGTGATTCAGAAAAAACTTGATGCAATAAAGGACTATTCAGAAAGCTGGAGACCTAACTGGAATGGTGACACTGTACATGGACTATTTGAAGTTGAGAGGGACAATGATAAGTATGCTGTCAATGTTGCCATCAGGTCATGCGCTTGTAGGAGATGGGACCTGACTGGGATTCCCTGTGTGCATGTTGTGGCCTGTATGTGGTATAATCACCATGTTCCAGAGAATTATATGGACATGGCATACAGGTTAAGAACTatcaattttttcttaattaatactgcattatgttgataaacataTGTGTAAACTAACAatttgtttgtatttttttcagGAGGCACACATTTCTGAATACCTACTCTCACATAATCCTCCCAAACAATGGGCCCAAATTATGGCCAGAAGTGGAAGCAGCACCTCTAAATCCACCTTTTGTGAGGAGGGCCCCAGGAAGGCCTAAAAAACAGAGGAACAGAGCAAATGATGAGCCTAGGAACCCTAATAGGCTGAGGAGGATTAGTTCCACTGTGAGATGTAGAAGGTGTGGAGAGCCTGGACACAACAAGAGAACCTGCAAAGGTAAAACTGCAGCTGATAGGACAATCCCAGTAGGAGGCAATCAGGTAATGAATTCAAGAAAATTTTGTGCTTATCAATTAAATTTTGTTAAAGTTGTGAATTTACTTTAGTTGATTGTATTTGATTTCAGGAAAATACTCAAGTTCTTCAACCTGAACAAAGGAATGCTCAAGGTACAGGGACTAGAACTAGAGCTAAGAAGAGGAGTGCTCAATCTGGACCAGGTGAAACTTCAGCTCAAGGTGCTGCAAATAACTAGCCTGCACCAACAGCTCAAGCTACTGCATCTTCTCAGCCTCCACCCACTGCTCCGGTAATTTCCCAACCTCAACACATTGCTGCTGCATCTTCTCAGCCTCCCCCCACTACTCCAGCAAATTCCTAGCCTCAACAAACTGCTTCTCAGCCTGCGCCTACTGCCACTACATCTCAGCCAAATGCACCAaggaggagaggaagaaagagGAATGCAGAAGCAATTAGTGGCACTCAGTAGTGTTTTAGGAtatgtgattctatttgatGAACTTGTCTAAGTAATTTGGTCTTGTAATGAACCTATAGTCTTGTGGATGGTGTTTTTATGCTTGTGTTTTGGATGTTTAAGTGATTGGATTTGATGGACCAAGTATGTTTTGGATGGTTATGTAGGTTTTTTATGTAGGTGTTTTGGATGGTGGATTTTGTGGATGTAACAACTATGGTTATTCCTTCTAATATATGAGGCTGTGTTGAACTAAATTCCTTAATTGGTTCATGTCTATTATGTTGATTCTTATTCCTATTAGGAGTCCATGTGCATTATGTCCAAGAATAATTGCACAGATCAAATGTTCCATTTACAAGTTTTTCATTTGCCTTTTGCATGTTTCTTGTGGGTTCTCATGGATGAATGCCTTTCATAAACAGAAAATTTTGTGGAAACAAAAACATTACTTCAaccaacataatcaacatcttttcattaattaaat
This is a stretch of genomic DNA from Lotus japonicus ecotype B-129 chromosome 1, LjGifu_v1.2. It encodes these proteins:
- the LOC130727535 gene encoding uncharacterized protein LOC130727535; the protein is MATDSKKKGVSKKTPPRQKKTPPRQKRNTPTKEKEKVVPEKRPSSCDFWFSGTDLPSHYVSSHLRQYAAELLRSNPGSTVIIKSAVGVHGPVFERIYVCFEATKTAFAKHCRPLIGLDGCFLKGLYGGQLLSAVGKDGNNQMFPIAFAVVEAETKDSWTWFLNILLHDMNSVKPQNWAFISDQQKGLVPAIAELSQDTEHRLCVKHLYSNFRKRFPREELKNALWAAARASTEPQWKNAMDNMKELNQDAWLEMMHVCW